Proteins encoded by one window of Amblyraja radiata isolate CabotCenter1 unplaced genomic scaffold, sAmbRad1.1.pri scaffold_996_ctg1, whole genome shotgun sequence:
- the LOC116970528 gene encoding zinc finger protein 239-like, giving the protein MHNKEKRYACDVCDKAWQYPSELEIHRRVHTGERPCDCSKCSKSFTCSSSLLRHKRVHSGERPFTCSDCGKSFKTANELKIHRQVHTDEKPYCCSTCGKSFPRLSDLRDHQRVHSSERPFTCSDCGKGFKSSTHLKEHRRQHTGERPYTCAQCGKGFTHSGHLLVHQRSHTGERPYTCDQCGKGFTSSSNLMKHQRNHTGERPYTCAKCGKAFTQSCHLLMHQRNHTGEHPYTCVQCGKSFTHSSTLLMHQRTHTGERPYTCAKCRKGFTQSSHLLKHQRTHSGKRPFTCAQCGKGFTQSGTLLVHQRTHARERSFTCAQCGKGFTRPSKLMSHQRLHTGAYPVPSPVCRERFTMASHALSHQREHTSSQPYDCPYCGEEFDSSRGLRQHRRTHAG; this is encoded by the coding sequence atgcacaacaaggagaagcgttatgcgtGCGACGTGTGTGAcaaggcctggcagtacccgagcgagctggagatccaccggcgggtgcacacgggagaacgtccCTGCGACTGCTCGAAGTGCAGCAAGAGCTTCACCTGCTCTAGCAGCCTGCTGCGGCACAAACGcgtgcactccggcgagaggcccttcacctgttctgactgcggcaagagcttcaagacggcgaatgAGCTGAAGATCCACCGGCAGGTGCACACGGACGAGAAGCCCTATTGCTGCTCCACCTGTGGTAAGAGCTTTCCCCGGTTGTCAGATTTGCGggatcaccagcgggtgcacagcagtgagcggcccttcacctgctccgactgcggcaaaggcttcaagtcgtccacacACCTGAAGGAGCACAGGCGCcagcacaccggcgagcgtccctacacctgcgcccagtgcggcaagggcttcacccactccggtcacctgctggtgcaccagcgctcccacactggcgagcgcccctacacctgcgaccagtgcggcaagggcttcacctcatCCAGCAACCTGATGAAGCACCAGCGcaaccacaccggcgagcgtccctacacctgcgccaaGTGTGGCAAGGCCTTCACCCAGTCCTGTCACCTGCTGATGCACCAGCGCAACCACACAGGGgagcacccctacacctgcgtccagtgcggAAAGAGCTTTACCCATTCAAGCACCCTGCTGATgcaccagcgcacacacaccggcgagcgtccctacacctgcgccaagtgtcgcaagggcttcacccagtccagtcacctgctgaagcaccagcgcacccacagtggcaagcgccccttcacctgcgcccagtgcggcaagggctttacACAGTCCGgcaccctgctggtgcaccagcgcacacaTGCACGCGAGCgctccttcacctgcgcccagtgcggcaaaggcttcacccgCCCTTCCAAGCTGATGTCCCACCAGCGGTTGCACACCGGCGCCTATccagtccccagcccggtgtgtagaGAGCGCTTTACCATGGCCTcccatgccctgtctcaccagcgcgagCACACCAgtagccagccctacgactgcccgtactgcggtgaggagtttgacagctcgcgggggt